One Archangium violaceum genomic window, GTGGACGCGCTCCTGATGGTGGCCGACAAGACGGTGGGCAATGCCTCCGTCGTCCAGGAGCTCATCTCCTTCGCCACCACCCAACGCCTGCCGCTGGTGGGCCTCACCCCCAGTCAGGTGAAGGAGGGCGCTACCCTGGCCCTCGCTCCCAGCCCCACCGCCATCGGGCAGCAGGCGGGCCGGCTGGCCAACCGCATCATCCACGAGAAGGTCGACCCCGGAGCGCTGGCCGTCGCGCAGCCCGAGGGGTTGGATCTCGCCGTCAATCTCTCCGCCGCCGGCAAGCTGGGAGGCTCCAGGGACGTGGTGCTGGAGCTGCTCCGGTTCGCGGCGAAGCGGGACTTCCCCGTGAGGGTCTTCGAGTGATTCCGCGTTATAGCCGCAAGGAAATGTCTTCCCTCTGGACCGACGTGGCCCGTCTGCGCCGCTGGCGCGACGTGGAACTGGCCGCGCTGGAGGGCATGGTGGAGCACGGCATCGCGCCGCGCGAGGCGCTTCAGGACTGCCTCTCCCGCGCCGGTGACTTCACCGAGGCCGATGCCGCCCGCATCGAGGAGATCGAGCGCACCACCAAGCACGACGTCATCGCGTTCCTCACCTTCATGGAGGAGCGCATCGGGCCGAGCGCGCGCTGGCTTCACCTGGGTATGACGTCCTCGGACGTGCTGGACACCTCGCTGGGCATGTCGCTGCGCGACGCGGCGGACCTCATCCTCCAGGGCGTGGGCCGTGCCATGGCCGCGGTGGAGAAGCGCGCCTTCGAGCACAAGCGCACCGTGATGATGGGCCGCAGCCACGGCATCCACGCCGAGCCCATCACCTTCGGGCACAAGCTGGCCATCTGGTACGACGAGCTGCGCCGCGCCGAGGCCCGCATCCTCCGCGCTCGCGAGGTCATCGCCGTGGGCAAGATCTCCGGCGCGGTGGGCACGTTCGCGCACCTGCCTCCCACGGTGGAGGTGTACGCCTGCAAGAAGCTGGGCCTTACGCCCGCGCCAGCCTCCAGCCAGATCGTCCAGCGTGACCGGCATGCCGAGTTCTTCTCCGCGCTGGCGCTGCTGGGCGCGAGCATCGAGAAGTTCGCCGTGGAGATCCGCCACCTGCAGCGCACCGAGGTGCGCGAGGCCGAGGAGCCCTTCACCGCGGGCCAGAAGGGCTCGAGCGCGATGCCGCACAAGCGCAACCCCATCCTCTCGGAGAACCTGACGGGCCTGGCGCGGCTGCTGCGCGGCTACGCGTTGAGCGCCCTGGAGGACGTGGCGCTCTGGCACGAGCGGGATATCTCCCACTCGTCGGTGGAGCGGGTGATCGGTCCGGACGCCACCATCGTCGCCGACTTCATGCTCCACCGCTTCTCCGGGCTGATGGAGAACCTGCGCGTCTACCCCGAGCAGATGCAGAAGAACCTGGATCTGCTCGGCGGGGTGGTGAACTCGCAGCGCCTCCTGCTGGAGCTGGCTCGCAAGGGCATGGACCGCCAGGCCGCGTACGTCATCGTCCAGCGCAACGCCATGCGCATGTTCGAGCAGGGCGTGTCCTTCCGGAAGTCGCTGCTCGAGGACGCGGATCTTCTCGAGGTGATGACGCCCGCGGAGATCGAGGACTGCTTCTCGGCCGGCTACCACATCAAGCACGTGGACGACATCTTCCAGCGCGTGTTCGGCCGCAGCGAGTAGCCGGCTTGGGGGTGCACCGGGGGGAACCCGGGTTCACCTCGTACCCTCACCCCGGCCCTCTCCCAGCGGGAGAGGGTCGAACCTGGTTCCTCTCCGTGCAACTTGGAGAGGGGGGCGGGTGAGGAGCCTTTTCTCCTAGAGATAGCCGCGCGCCTTCAGGTTCTTCTCGATGCGCGCGTGCACGTCTCCCACTTCCAGCGCCAGCGGCGTGCCCGTGATCTGCTCGTAGGCCGCCAGGTACTTCTCCGCCAGCGACACGCGCACGTCGTCCGGAATCGCCGGCGGCGTGCCGTGGCCCTGGAAGCCCCGCTCGCGGATCAGCCACTGGCGGATGTTCTCCTTGTCCAGCATCCGCTGATCCTCGCCCTTCGCGAAGCGCGCCTCGTACTCGTCCGCCACCCAGTAGCGGCTCGAGTCCGGCGTGTGGATTTCATCGATCACGTACAGCTCGTCGCCCACCTTGCCGAACTCGTACTTCGTATCCACGAGGATCAGCCCGCGCGTGCGCGCCCACTTCTGGCCCTCGAGGAACAGCCCCCGGGCCGCCTCGGTGATGCGGGCCCAGTCGCGCGCGCTCGCCAGGTTCCTCGCCAGGATCTCCTTCTCGGAGATGGGCTCGTCGTGCTTGCCGTACTGCTCCTTGGTGGACGGGGTGATGATGGGCGCGGGGAAGGCCTCGTCCTTGCGCATCCCGTCCGGGAAGGGCACCCCGTAGGCGGTGTGCGTCCCCTTCTGGTAGTCGCGCCACAGGCTGCCCGTCAGGTACCCGCGTACCACCACCTCCACCGCGAAGGGCTGGCAGGCTCGTGCCACCGTCACGTTCGCGTCCGGTACGTCCAGCACGTGGTTGGGGACGATGTGCTTCGTGCGCTCGAACCAGAACGTCGTCAGCCGGTTGAGCACCTCGCCCTTGAAGGGGATGGTGGTCAGCACATGATCGAAGGCCGACAACCTGTCCGAGGTGACCAGGATGAGCCGGTCTCCCTGGCGGTAGGTGTCACGGACCTTCCCCTGGTAGTGCTGGCCCAGGGTCGGCAGGTTCACCTGCCGGAGCGTATGCGGAAGCTGCGCGTGGAGTGCGGAGGTGTTCACGAGAGGCGCCTCGGGCCCCGATACGGGGCGTGAAGGAGGCGCGACTCTACTGGACCGCGCCCGGCAGGGAAGCGGGACCTTGGGCCGCCGCCATGTACAGGAACGCGGGATTGATGCGCAGCATGCCGTCCACGTATGCCACCGCGTACGGCGCGCCCGAGGCCCGGTCCACCTGCACGACTCCCGAGGGATTGATCTTCCAGTGGTCGAGCAGCGTCCGGGCCACCAGTTCGGCCGCCTCGCGCTCGGACAGGCCCTGCAGGCTCTCGCGGCGATCCTCCGGCCAGCGCTCACCCACCCGTCCGTCGAAGCTCAGCAGCAGCTGCGCTCCCGCGTCCGGGGACTGGAGCAGATCCGTGCGCGCCTCGACTCCCGGCGCCGCCACCAGCTCCCCGTTCTGTGTGATGGGGAACAGAACCGGCGCCTGCGCGGCCTGACCCGCCTCCGTTTCGGAGATGCGGGCCACCTCGCGGAACAGCTCCAGGCGTGTGGAAGGATTCTCGAACTCGAGCAGCTCGGGTGGACTGGTGAGTGCCTGTCTCGCGCCGGGAGACGCGCGCACGGGGGCACCCCCGACGCCACAACCGGTCAGGGTAACGAGAGAGAGGAGCAGGCCAGCGACCCAGCGACGCATCATGGGGAATATACCGGGGCGGGTCTGACTCGGAAAGCTAAACTCGGAGGCATGCTCACGGCCGGAAACATGACCGTCATCCTCCACCAGACACGATCACCCGAGAACCTCGGCTCGGTGGCCCGGGTGATGGCCAATTTCGGCTTTTCGCGCCTCATCCTCTCAGATCCCAGGACGTACGCCTTCCGAGGCGCCGAGCGGCTGGCCGTCAAAGGGGACGCCGTGCTGGAGGCCATGGCCGTGGCCCAGAGCCTTCCCGAGGCCCTCAAGGATTGCGTGTACGCGGTTGGCACCACCTCTCGCACCCAGATCGAGGGGCGCACGGCCCTCACCCCGGAGGAGGCGGTGGCGCGGCTGGCCGAGCAGAGCCGGCGGGGGAGGGTGGCGCTGGTGCTCGGCGGTGAACAGCGGGGCCTGTCCAACGAGGAGCTGGCGTTCTGCACGGATCTGCTCGTCATCCCCACGAGCGAGGTGCAGCCGTCGATGAACCTGGCGCAGGCGGCGGCGGTGCTGCTCTACCTGTGCTCGCGCGAGGGCCGGAAGCCCGCGGAGGAGGTGGCACCGCCGCTCGCGCCGGAGCAGCAGGGCGCGAGGATGGGGACGGTGCGCGCGCTGGGCGATCGGATGCGCCAGGTGATGCTGGAGGCGCAGTTCCTCAACCCGCAGGCACCGGATCATATCCTGCGTGAGTTGGAGCGGAGTCTGTTGCGTGCGGAGCTCACCCAGCGCGAGGCGGAGCTGTGGCTCACGGCCTTCAAGCACCTGGGACGAGCGATGGGCGGGAGCAAGGGCACTCCCGGGAAGGGAGCGCCCTCGCGAGGTACCGACCCGAACGGCTAGGCCGCCTCGGCCTTCTTGTAGACCTCGCCGTAGTGCTTCTCGCACAGGCCGGCCTTGGACGTCTTGGCGCGGCAGTCCGGCTTGGAGCAGGTGCGGTAACGGGAGTGCGGGAGCTCGCCCTGCCGCCACTTCTTGAAGTGGAAGAAGCAGTAGCTCTTGGCGCGGTAGGGACGCTTGCAGCCCTCGACGCTGCAGGCCTTCTTGCCACCGCCCTTGGCCACGCGCGGCCAGTGCTTGAGGGTCGTCTTCTGTGCTTCAGCCATGGAAATGCTCCTGTTGCGTAACGGTGCCTCGCGTCACCATGGGTGTGACCCGCGGGGCGTGCAAAGGCGCTGTCTGTAGCGCTGGCCGTACCGGAACGCAAGGAGGCAGGCGGGGATGCGGGCGCACCCCCCGTTTCCATTCTCAAGGAGAGGGGGCGCTCCTGCCGGGCGCCTGTCCGTCCGCCTCCCCTGGAAGGCCGCTGCCTCCCGTGGCGGGCTCTCCGTCCGGGTGGGCCGCCGGAGCGGGACCCGCCAGGGTGGGCGCGACGGGCTCCGTATCACCGGGGATGTCCTCGAGCTTGACCTTCAGCTTCAGGGGCCGATCTCCGCGCCGGACGCGGAGCACCACGTTGCGGCCCACTCCCCGGGAAGCCACCTGCCAGCGCAGCTTGTGGGCACGATCCACCCGGGCGGAGTCCAGGCCCTCGATGACGTCCCCCACCTGCAGTCCGGCGCGCGAGGCGGGGCCGCCGTCCATCACCTCCGACACCACCACGCCCCTGGGGTTCGTCAGCCCATAGGCCTCGATGACGTCGGGGGAGCAGTCCTGCACGGACACTCCCATCCACCCGCGCCGCACGCGCCCGTACTTCCTCAGGTGCGGCAGCACCGCCTTGGCGATGTCCACCGGGATGGCGAAGCCGATGCCCTGGCCCGCCACGTTGACGGCGTTGGCGATGGCCACCACGTCCCCGTGCACGTCCAGCACCGGCCCGCCCGAGTTGCCCGGGTTGATGGAGGCGTCCACCTGCATGTAGTCGAAGTCGCCGTCGCGCCCGTTGGGCGTCACGTCCGTGCGGCCCTTGGCGCTCACCACGCCCGCCGTCACCGAGTGCGTCAATCCGAACGGATTGCCGATCACCACCACGAAGTCCCCCACCTCCACCCGCGAGGCCGAGGACAGCTTCAGCACGGGCAACTTCCGAGGGGCCTTGATCTTCAGCAGCGCGAAGTCCGTGCGCTCGTCCTCGCCCACCACCTCGGCGGGGTACTCCTCCGGGTAGCCGCGCTCGGAGAGCACGGAGATGGTGATGTCCTCCGCGCCCTCGATGACGTGGGCGCTGGTGAGGATGTAACCGTCCGGATGGATGATGAGGCCCGAGCCGATGCCCTTCTGGGCCTCGCCCTCCATGTCGGCGCCGGTGCTCGCCTGACGTGTGGTGATGGACACCACCGCGGGCAGGGACGCCTGGGCCACCTGACTGAGGGCGGAACGCTGCTCGCGCACGGAGCGCTGCGCCGCCTCCACCCACAGCCGGTCTGGCTGCTCTCCCCCATGCCGGGCGCCCCACGCCGGTGCGCCCAGTGTGCACAGCAGCGTTGCCAGCGAGACACTCCCCCACCACCGTCCACCGATCATCGTCCCGCGCCTCCCACCCAGCCCACCTCGGGAGAAACTAGGGAGGCGGAGTCCGGAGGGGAAGCGGGGCGATCGGCGAGGGTGGGGAAGGCTACTTCTTCTGGGCGATGATGCGGTCGATCTCCGCCCGATCCTCGTTGGTGATGCGCTCGCGCGGTGCCGGCGCCGCCGCCGCTGGCTTCGAGATCTGCTTCGAGGCCTTCTTCGTCGTCCGGTTGACGGCGTCCTTGGCGTCGTCGAGCGCGTCGCGCACGCCGTCCTTCACCCGGTCCACCTGGCGATCCACCTCGGATGGCTGCACGTGGCGCTTCCACTGCAGCTGCGCGTACTCCAGTGGCGTCCGCCCCTCGATGCTGCCGGTCGCCAGGAAGACCCCGAGTCCCACCGCGCAACCCGTCCACACCAGGAACTTCAGGAAGTCCATTGTTCACATCCTCCTACCACCTCATACACCGAGGCAGGGGAGCTGGCCAGTTTCTGGTGGGGGGGTGGGTTGGTCGCTGACAGCGGGCGGGGCGCCCTCTAATGTGCGCGGCCTTGCAGCCCGACGAGCTCTTCCAGGCCGCCCGGCAGAGGGCGGAGTCGATGTCCCTTCCGCGAGCGCAGGAGGCGCAGGAGCAGTTGCGCGCCCAGGCGCTGGCGCTGTTCGCCCGGATTCCGGAGCCGCCCGTGTACCACCGGGCGGAGGATCCGGCGCGCAAGGCGGCGGAGTCGCTGCTGCCGGAGCTGGAGAAGGTGCTGGCCCTGGGGCTGGCGGTGGAGCGGGACGCGGGGCGGTGGGAGGCCACGGAGCGCATCCTCGCGGCGCTGCGGGCGCATGGCGAGGCGCTGTGCCATACGGCGGACGGGCGGCTGGTGCGGGCGGAGGAGGCGTGGCGGCGGGCGCTGGAGCTGGAGCGCGCGGCGCATCCCACGCGGGCGCTCGGAACGAAGGAGACGGTGGCCCCGCCGGTGTATGATCGGACGTCGGGGGCCTCGCGGTACGACCCGAGGCAGGAATCAGTGGCGCAGGTGAAGCTCATCTGCCCCAACACGGGCTGCAAGCGCATCAACGACTTCGGGTACGTGCCGGGGCCGGGGACGCGCCGCTACGTCTGTCCGGCCTGCAACACGCCCTTCCTGGCGTACTTCGGCGAGCTGCGCGGGCTGGAGATCGAGCACAGGAGCAGCTCCAAGCGCTTCTTCTTCACGGTGGACGAGGTGCGGGGCTCGGGCAGCTCGCGCATCGAGTTCGAGGAGGCGAGTGGCGAGGAGTTCCCGGTGGCACGAAGGGATCTGCTGGTCTTCCTGTACACCGAGGCGCGCGAGCTGAAGGCGGTGGTGAACCTGACGAACAACCGGCTGATGTGGATTTCGCCGGCCAGCTCGTGCTTCGTGGTGACGGCGGCGTTCGGAGAGGGCGCGCCGGAGCTGGTGGCGTTCCGGGAGTTCCGGGACGAGGTGCTGCGCCGCCACGGGTGGGGACGGGAATTCATCCGGGTCTACTATCGGTATGGGCCAGGGGTTGCGCGGTGGGTGGTGGAGAGGCCGGGGGTGAGGCGGGAAGTCCGGCGGGTGCTGAAGCAGGTGCACCGGGTGTTGAAGACGACGAGGAGCGGAAGCACGTGACGGAGCAGCGGAACACGGACGCCGGGCAGCAGTCGGGAGCGGGGCAGGAGGGCGCGGGGCAGCCGCCGGCGCGCCATGGGTGGAGCAAGGTGTTGCTGGTGGTGACGGGCCTGCTGGGTATGGCGGGCCTGGGGTACCTGGGCGTGCAGGAGGCGATGCGGCAGCGGCTGGCCTCGGACGGGATGGCGGCGCCCCCGGTGAAGATGGAGAAGTACGAGGGGGGGACGCTGTCGCTGGCGGACCTCAAGGGCAAGGTGGTGATGCTGGACTTCTGGGCGACGTGGTGCCCGCCGTGCCAGGCGGAGATGCCCTCGCTCATCAAGCTGGCGAAGGAGTACGAGGGGAAGGGCCTGGTGTTCGTGGCGGCGAGCCGTGACGAGATGCCGGACGCGCCCCTGTTCGTGCAGGAGTTCGTGGTGAGCCGCATGCCGGAGCTGGGGCAGTACGTGGTGTACGCCCCGGACGAGGTGGCGGCGGTGTTCCAGGTGACGGCGCTGCCGACGCTCTACTTCCTGGACCGGGAGGGCCGGGTGGTGGACGCGCAGCGGGGCATGCTGACGGAGGACGCGCTGCGCCGGCGGATCGAGCGCGCCCTCGAGCTCTGAGGTGCGGTCAGAACAGGTGGCCGAAGTCCAGGTAGAAGCCCGTGGTGCCGTCACGAGGGCTGAGGCCGTAGTCGACGCGGAGGATGAAGTCGTTCTCCCAGGCGATGCGCAGCCCGCCACCGACGCCGTAGCGTGGATCGCCCCCATCCGCGAGGCGGAGGTCCGTCCAGGCCTGTCCCACGTCGAGGAAGGCGACGACGGTGAAGTCCAGGTGCTGCCGCCATGGGGACACCGAGAGGAACTTCCACCGCACCTCGCCGTTGGCCAGCGCCTTCGCCTGCCCCTGTAGCCGGTTCTTCAGGATGCCGCGTGCGGTGTACATGCCGCCGATGCCGCTCCAGCCCTCGAGCCACTCCACGCCGCCGAACGAGGTGAGCAGGAAGACAGGCACGTCTCCGCCCATCACATCGAGGAAGAGCCGGGCGGCCACCACGAGCCGCTCGCTGAACAGCGGTTGGTAGAAGCGAAGGTTGGCCGTCACCCCCCAGTAGCTGGAGGCACTTCCCGTCGGGGTGGCGGCTCCACGCAGCGCGAGCTCGTGGAACATGCCGCGCACTGGGGCAGGCTCGTTGTCGCGCGTGTCCAGCAGCAGGCTCGCCGATACCTCCGCCGTGCGGAAGGTGGTCGCCCCGTCCTCGCTCCCAGTCAGCCCCGAGATCAACCCCGCCCGGGCATCCTCCACCAGCCGCGAGTCCCTCGCCTGTCCCAGCTCTTCCGTTCCGTAACGCGTGCGCACCGAGGTGATGCGGAAGCGATAGCCCAGCGCCACCTGCCAGGGTCCGCTCAGCGGCCGGCGCGCGTTCAGCACCAGGCTCGGGAGGGTGCGCTGATCGAAGCTGTAGTAGCGCAGGCCTCGGAAGTCCGGGTTGCCCGGACAGGCATTCGGGTCCGACTTCAGCGCCTCGCGATCCTCGCACCCGGCGAACGCCGGCTCATAAGCCGCGGTGCCTCCCAGCCCGAAGTAGGGCGAGAAGCGGTCGTTGAGCAGGCCCAGGTTGATGCCCAGGCGCCACTCCGATGAGAGGAAGCGGGGCGAATCCAGGATGAGGCGGTGCTGGGCCACCCCGTTCGTCGTCTGGAAGAACTGAGCCACCACGGAATGCCGGTAGGGCAGCTGGGTGCCATCGCCCGCGTCCACCAACATGAGCCGCGCGCCATAGCCGAAGCCCTCGTCGCTGTTGAAGCTGACCAGCGGAAGGCCCATCACGCGCCATCCCGTCCGAGGCGTTTCGGTGGGAGGTGGCGTCACTCCGGCCACGGGGGGCTCGATGGCCTCGTGTGGAGGCTCCTCGGCCCACGCCGGGGCCCAGGTCAGCACGGCGGTCAGCACCACTGCCCACGTCGTCCGGATCGGATACATGAACGTCTCCAGGTGCTTCGGGGCCGCGGCTTCAGGCCACGGCCAGTCCGTGCGAGGTTCCCTCCGCGTACCGCGGGAGGCGTCCCCTCACTCGTTTCCGTACAGGGAGTCCATGAACTGGAGGATGAAGCCCTCGGCCTCCTTGGGATCGGGGAGGGCGCCGAGCATGCCGTACATGGCGGCGCTTCCGTCCGGGGCGGGCTCACCGGAGGCGAGGTGGGCGGCACACGCGCGCAGATCCGCGAGGAAGGGCTCCACCACCGCGGCGTGGGCGGGCGTCACCATCAGGTGCAGCGCGGGGGGCCTCATCTGGCGATCCAGCTTCCAGCCGCGTGCCTCCATGGCATCGCCGAGCGCGTAGATGTCCAGGGTCTTCGAGGAGAAGGCGAAGACGCTGAGCGACGGCTTGCCCAGGAGCTCGAGCCCGGGGATGGCGGCGATGCCTTCGCGCAGCACCTTCGCGGTGTCGAGCACGGTGCGGGCCAGCCGCAGATAACCCTCCTCGCCGAGGTACTTGAGGACGGCCCAGGCCGCGGCGATGGCCCCACCGGGACGGGTGCCCGCCATGGAGGGCGAGGCGTAGATGCCGCCGCTCCAGCCCGTATAGGTGAAGAACTGGTACCGGCGCAGCTCGGGCGTGCGGTAGAGGACGATGGAGGCGCCCTTGGCGGCGTAGCCGTACTTGTGCAGGTCCGCCGAGAGGCTGGTGACGCCGGGCACGGCGAAGTCGAAGTCGGGGATGTCGTAACCGAGCCGCTTCGCGAAGGGCAGGAGGAACCCACCGAGGCAGGCATCCACGTGGAAGAAGACGCCCTTCTCCTGGGCCAGGGCGGCGAGCTCGGAGATGGGGTCGATGACTCCCTGCGGGTATGAGGGCGCCGAGCCGACGACGAGCGCCGTGCGTGGATTGATGGCGGCGCGCATGGCCGCCATGTCCGCGCGGAAGTCCGGCCCCACGGGGACGTTGATGGGCTTCACCCCGAAGTAGTGGGCGGCCTTCTGGAAGGCGGGGTGGACGGAGGCGGGCATCACCATCTCCGGCTCGGAGATGCCACGCTCGGCGAGGGCGAAGTCGCGGGCCGTCTTGACGGCCATGAGGATGGACTCGGTGCCTCCGGACGTCATCGTGCCGGTGGCGGTGTCGCCATGGAAGAGCTCCGCCGCGATGGCGAGCACCTCGGACTCGAAGCGCCTCAGGCTGGGGAAGGCCAGCGGGCTGAGGCCGTTTTCGGACATGAACTCGGTGTAGGCCTCGGCGGCGACGCGGCGCACGTCCTCGCCCGCGTTGTAGACGAGGCTCCACGTACGCCCCTCCTTCCAGTGAGCATCCTCGGTGCGCATCTCGCGCATCCTCGCGAGCACGTCCTGGTGGCTCAGACCCTGGGAAGACAGGCGGGGGCTCTTCGACATCTCATCTCCGGGAGTGGGAAGGGTGTTGCTCCCGGCACTATAGGTGAAAGGCCCCGGGAGCCGCTCCGGGGGGGGGCGTCACCTACCCCCGGACCTGCCCGCGGACGAGCCCCTCACTGCTTTCCGGCGCCGCCCTTGTTGACGCCGGTGCCCTTGTTGTCGCCCGCGCCCTTCTTCTCCGCTGGCTTCTCCGCCGGCACGGTGCGCGCGGGCGTCTCGATCTCGGACTTGATGAGGCGGAAGTCGACGCGGCGGTTCTTGGCGCGTCCGAGCGAGGTGGCGTTGGTCGCGATGGGCCTGGACTCACCGAAGCCCTTGGCGCGCAGACGGTGGGCCTCGATGTTCTTGGAGACGAGGTAGTCCAACACGGACTGGGCCCGCCGCTGGGACAGGTTGAGGTTGAGCGCTTCGGAGCCGACGTTGTCGGTGTGACCCTCGATGAGGACGGGCCCGAGCTCGGGGTTGCGCTCGAGCACGATGGCCACCTCGTCGAGCAGCTTGAGGGACTGCTTCTGGATGGTCGCGGAGCCGGTCTCGAAGAGGATGTTGCCCTTGATGCGGATGCGGTCGGACTCGATGACCACGAGCGGTGGGTTGTCGATGGGGCAGCCATCGGCCTCGGCGGCGCCGGACTGGTCGGGGCACTTGTCGACGTTGTCGGGCACCTCGTCGCCGTCGCTATCCGGGCAGCCGTCATAACCCGCGGGACCGGGCTGGTCGGGGCACAGGTCCTGGCCATCGGGCACGCCGTCGCCGTCGGAATCACCGCAGCCACCCTGGGACTTGTCGCCAGCGGAGTTCGGGCACTGGTCCTCGCCGTCGACGACACCATCTCCGTCGTTGTCCGGCTCGGGGCAGCCGTCGGAGTCCATGAAGCCGTCCGAGTCCTCGGCCTCGGTGGGGCACTTGTCGAGCGAGTCGCGGACACCATCGCCATCCGAGTCGAGGAACGTCTCGTCGTAGCGCAGGGCGAGCATGACGCGCAGCGCCTCGCGGCCATAGCCGCTGCCGAGCGTCACGCCCCGGCCCACGTCCAGCTCCAGGCCCCAGCCCCCGAAGATGCGGGCACGCACGCCACCGAGCACCTCCCAGGGCGTCTTGAGGGAGTCGGCCTGGCTGAAGTTGAAGGGGGCGGTGGTGGGCGTGGCCAGGTGCATTTCCGCGATGGCCTGCACGTCGGTGAGGCGGCCGATGTTGGGCAGGTCCACCACCGCGCCGCCACCGAAGGTCACCTCGTTGCCCACGTAGAGGTTGAGGTACTGGCCGGGCGCGGAGCGCAGGCGCAGGCCCAGGTTGCCGAGCACGCGCACCGGGCCGAAGGCGCGCTCCACGGCGAGCCGCGGAGCGAAGAGTACACCCCGCTCACCGAGGAAGCTGTCACCGTCCCCACTGGGCAGGCGCACCTCCGCGGAGAGCGCGACGCCCACGGGGAATTCCTCGGGCAGCAGGAGGAAGACGCGGGGCTGGAGCCGCACGTCGCCGAAGCCCTGGGCGCTCACGCCGGCGGCGCCGGGGAAGTCGGGGGCCGCGAGCGCATCACGCAGCAACTGGAACCGGTCCCCCTGCACGAGGGTGAAGGGCACGTCCGCGGCGATCTCCAGCCGGCGGTGCAGCTGCCAGGCGAAGAGCGCGTGGGCGTCGAGCCGGTAGGGGATGAGGTCACCCAGCTTCTCGTCACCGAGCTTGAGGGCGAGGATGCCGTGGTTGTAGTCGAAGAGCAGGGCGCCCCGGAAACTCCCAGCGGGCTCCGGCGAGGCGCCCTCGAGGGCGATGCCGCTCTTCTGGGCGGGGGTGGCCTTCAGGGGCACGGCGTCGAAGCCGCGCGTGAAGGCGTCCGGCTGTGCTGACGCAGCGGCGCCGGCCAGCAGCAGGCACATCACTGCGAGTCGGGTTGCTGCGCTTCGCAAGGACCGCTCCCAGGGACAGGCCCGGAAATTCGGGCCTTTGGCTGGGTCCATACCATCCACTTCCGAGGGGTGGAAGAAAACCCCTACGGAAGTGTCCGCTCGCTACAGCCGTGCGCTACTTCTCCATGAAGGACTGAGCGGGAACGATCTGGATGGCATCGGGCCGGACGGGCAGGGGCTGGGAGATGATGGCCTTGTCCTCCTCCAGGAGCTCGGCCGACTTGGGCGAGGCGTAGGTGATGGGCGAGGGCGGCTGCTCCTCGAGCTGCTTCGCGAGCTCCTGCGCGTCCTGGGTGACGAAGGCGAAGTTGAGGGCCTCGGGACGCAGCTGCCGCCGGATGGCGGCGTGCACGGACTCGGGGGTCATCTTCCCGAGCGCGGCGCGGTACTGCTCCAGGAAGTCGGGCGTGCCGTAGAAGAGCGAGTCGATGGCGTACCCGAG contains:
- a CDS encoding S1C family serine protease, yielding MIGGRWWGSVSLATLLCTLGAPAWGARHGGEQPDRLWVEAAQRSVREQRSALSQVAQASLPAVVSITTRQASTGADMEGEAQKGIGSGLIIHPDGYILTSAHVIEGAEDITISVLSERGYPEEYPAEVVGEDERTDFALLKIKAPRKLPVLKLSSASRVEVGDFVVVIGNPFGLTHSVTAGVVSAKGRTDVTPNGRDGDFDYMQVDASINPGNSGGPVLDVHGDVVAIANAVNVAGQGIGFAIPVDIAKAVLPHLRKYGRVRRGWMGVSVQDCSPDVIEAYGLTNPRGVVVSEVMDGGPASRAGLQVGDVIEGLDSARVDRAHKLRWQVASRGVGRNVVLRVRRGDRPLKLKVKLEDIPGDTEPVAPTLAGPAPAAHPDGEPATGGSGLPGEADGQAPGRSAPSP
- a CDS encoding RNA methyltransferase, which produces MLTAGNMTVILHQTRSPENLGSVARVMANFGFSRLILSDPRTYAFRGAERLAVKGDAVLEAMAVAQSLPEALKDCVYAVGTTSRTQIEGRTALTPEEAVARLAEQSRRGRVALVLGGEQRGLSNEELAFCTDLLVIPTSEVQPSMNLAQAAAVLLYLCSREGRKPAEEVAPPLAPEQQGARMGTVRALGDRMRQVMLEAQFLNPQAPDHILRELERSLLRAELTQREAELWLTAFKHLGRAMGGSKGTPGKGAPSRGTDPNG
- a CDS encoding phosphoribosylaminoimidazolesuccinocarboxamide synthase, whose translation is MNTSALHAQLPHTLRQVNLPTLGQHYQGKVRDTYRQGDRLILVTSDRLSAFDHVLTTIPFKGEVLNRLTTFWFERTKHIVPNHVLDVPDANVTVARACQPFAVEVVVRGYLTGSLWRDYQKGTHTAYGVPFPDGMRKDEAFPAPIITPSTKEQYGKHDEPISEKEILARNLASARDWARITEAARGLFLEGQKWARTRGLILVDTKYEFGKVGDELYVIDEIHTPDSSRYWVADEYEARFAKGEDQRMLDKENIRQWLIRERGFQGHGTPPAIPDDVRVSLAEKYLAAYEQITGTPLALEVGDVHARIEKNLKARGYL
- a CDS encoding CFI-box-CTERM domain-containing protein — its product is MQPDELFQAARQRAESMSLPRAQEAQEQLRAQALALFARIPEPPVYHRAEDPARKAAESLLPELEKVLALGLAVERDAGRWEATERILAALRAHGEALCHTADGRLVRAEEAWRRALELERAAHPTRALGTKETVAPPVYDRTSGASRYDPRQESVAQVKLICPNTGCKRINDFGYVPGPGTRRYVCPACNTPFLAYFGELRGLEIEHRSSSKRFFFTVDEVRGSGSSRIEFEEASGEEFPVARRDLLVFLYTEARELKAVVNLTNNRLMWISPASSCFVVTAAFGEGAPELVAFREFRDEVLRRHGWGREFIRVYYRYGPGVARWVVERPGVRREVRRVLKQVHRVLKTTRSGST
- the purB gene encoding adenylosuccinate lyase, giving the protein MIPRYSRKEMSSLWTDVARLRRWRDVELAALEGMVEHGIAPREALQDCLSRAGDFTEADAARIEEIERTTKHDVIAFLTFMEERIGPSARWLHLGMTSSDVLDTSLGMSLRDAADLILQGVGRAMAAVEKRAFEHKRTVMMGRSHGIHAEPITFGHKLAIWYDELRRAEARILRAREVIAVGKISGAVGTFAHLPPTVEVYACKKLGLTPAPASSQIVQRDRHAEFFSALALLGASIEKFAVEIRHLQRTEVREAEEPFTAGQKGSSAMPHKRNPILSENLTGLARLLRGYALSALEDVALWHERDISHSSVERVIGPDATIVADFMLHRFSGLMENLRVYPEQMQKNLDLLGGVVNSQRLLLELARKGMDRQAAYVIVQRNAMRMFEQGVSFRKSLLEDADLLEVMTPAEIEDCFSAGYHIKHVDDIFQRVFGRSE
- a CDS encoding vegetative protein, producing MAEAQKTTLKHWPRVAKGGGKKACSVEGCKRPYRAKSYCFFHFKKWRQGELPHSRYRTCSKPDCRAKTSKAGLCEKHYGEVYKKAEAA
- a CDS encoding TlpA family protein disulfide reductase, which produces MTEQRNTDAGQQSGAGQEGAGQPPARHGWSKVLLVVTGLLGMAGLGYLGVQEAMRQRLASDGMAAPPVKMEKYEGGTLSLADLKGKVVMLDFWATWCPPCQAEMPSLIKLAKEYEGKGLVFVAASRDEMPDAPLFVQEFVVSRMPELGQYVVYAPDEVAAVFQVTALPTLYFLDREGRVVDAQRGMLTEDALRRRIERALEL